A portion of the Carassius carassius chromosome 42, fCarCar2.1, whole genome shotgun sequence genome contains these proteins:
- the LOC132124470 gene encoding uncharacterized protein LOC132124470, which produces MIGQALMNDDDLAEKKAKKFYELLEKNWRNSVSISAHQTIQENKWNKEDDIPLTKNVIALRDHLRLVEDKAREELTPQMSLRAYKALNETVLAQVIIFNKRREGEASRLTLEIYKKASTSAINEDIYETLSPLEKELSKILTRIEIRGKRGKKVPVFLTERMKESIDLLVKRREEAGVPAENPYLFARPGVMTNIRGCDCLRKYAEESKAENPELLRSTKLRKQVATLCQLLDLSEQELEQVARFMGHDIRVHRDFYRQTDKTFQIAKISKLLFAMEQGTESFRGKNLNTLHPSVCGESPTSASGLQRQTKKGRAKRSREADEGKI; this is translated from the exons ATGATTGGACAGGCTCTTATGAATGACGATGATCTGGCAGAGAAGAAAGCAAAAAAATTCTATGAACTCTTGGAAAAAAACTGGAGGAACAGTGTTTCTATCTCCGCTCACCAAACCATACAAGAAAACAAATGGAATAAAGAAGATGACATCCCCCTCACCAAAAATGTGATTGCTCTGAGAGACCATCTCAGGCTGGTGGAAGACAAAGCAAGAGAGGAACTGACTCCACAAATGAGTTTAAGAGCATACAAGGCATTAAACGAGACTGTTCTGGCACAGGTCATTATTTTCAACAAGCGGAGGGAAGGGGAAGCATCACGCTTGACTCTTGAGATCTACAAGAAAGCAAGCACAAGTGCCATTAATGAGGACATCTATGAAACCTTGTCACCACTAGAAAAGGAGCTGAGCAAGATATTAACCCGCATCGAAATCAGGGGGAAAAGAGGAAAGAAGGTTCCAGTTTTCTTGACGGAGAGAATGAAAGAGTCGATCGATTTGTTGGTCAAAAGGAGAGAAGAAGCTGGTGTACCTGCTGAAAATCCCTATCTCTTTGCAAGACCTGGTGTGATGACAAACATACGTGGATGTGACTGTCTGCGTAAATATGCAGAAGAAAGCAAAGCAGAAAACCCTGAACTCCTAAGGTCAACTAAATTAAGAAAACAGGTTGCCACACTCTGCCAACTCTTGGACCTTAGTGAACAAGAGCTGGAGCAAGTTGCACGGTTCATGGGTCATGACATCAGAGTACACCGGGACTTTTACAGACAGACtgacaaaacatttcaaattgcCAAGATAAGTAAGCTTCTGTTCGCAATGGAGCAAGGCACTGAGAGCTTTCGAGGAAAGAACCTTAACACGCTTCATCCATCAGTGTGCG GTGAAAGTCCCACATCAGCTTCTGGTTTacagagacaaacaaaaaaaggacGAGCGAAGAGAAGTAGAGAGGCCGATGAGGGTAAGATTTAA